A single Phytohabitans houttuyneae DNA region contains:
- a CDS encoding AfsR/SARP family transcriptional regulator: protein MIVSLEPELLRQLAPPQPAGDTATAARQAVDAQLAAAIRRTALARRLFYAAVLTVACYGTATGVTSRFGLPWPVAVGGTLTLELGGVVFLSNAETRRRLGETATTSRLLGAAVAGAATAFNAASHTSVLLGGFFALMSALGFAAWWLDGENKRRDRLRAHGQLAAATPTYDLFSHRLRHPTLTRRARQLAKAHPQLGLYGSLEAAVATLRRDKRNAALTAALRKRIRAAVDADMAQIAVLTFDLDQVADRLRRDADCDGLTALLASDLTAERVLRGRHNHRTPPPRTWPGDHPDSVHGTRNRQGGQQPPTDLGQPTRPPHPDNRPVDTGPARPAEPPATSESALQNSTGTGTPPDNGPAKPMHGRQEATADGATAGDTVGDNGAEGTVSAQILGRPSLLDVNGQPVRGLRNKSIELLVYLAVHRQGASQADIVEAIWPDITPERALQRLSTCLANLRSVIRHARQPASNTDSTAEPVRYAAGNYRLNPDAITVDWWLIMDSHTQPATTADDRAQLATTAATIAAGSTYPWIDIARQRAYDAAKTTEVETDPWPADRPTGWLRS from the coding sequence ATGATCGTGTCACTGGAACCGGAACTGCTACGCCAACTAGCCCCACCGCAACCGGCCGGCGACACGGCCACCGCAGCAAGGCAGGCCGTCGACGCACAGCTGGCCGCCGCGATCCGCCGCACCGCCCTGGCCCGCCGCCTGTTCTACGCCGCCGTGCTCACCGTCGCCTGCTACGGCACCGCCACCGGCGTCACCAGCCGATTCGGACTGCCCTGGCCGGTCGCCGTCGGTGGCACCCTCACCCTCGAGCTCGGCGGAGTGGTGTTCCTGTCCAACGCCGAAACCCGCCGCCGACTCGGCGAAACCGCAACCACCTCCAGACTGCTCGGCGCCGCAGTCGCCGGCGCCGCTACCGCCTTCAACGCGGCCAGCCACACCAGCGTCCTACTCGGCGGGTTCTTCGCCCTGATGAGCGCCCTCGGATTCGCTGCCTGGTGGCTGGACGGAGAAAACAAACGCCGGGACCGGCTACGCGCCCACGGCCAGCTCGCCGCCGCCACCCCCACCTACGACCTGTTCAGCCACCGGCTGCGCCACCCCACCCTCACCCGCCGAGCCCGCCAACTAGCCAAGGCACACCCACAGCTGGGCCTGTACGGCTCGCTCGAGGCTGCGGTGGCCACCCTGCGCCGCGACAAACGCAACGCCGCACTGACCGCCGCCCTGCGCAAACGCATCCGCGCCGCGGTCGACGCCGACATGGCCCAGATCGCCGTGCTCACCTTCGACCTGGACCAGGTCGCCGACCGGCTGCGCCGCGACGCCGACTGCGACGGGCTGACCGCGCTGCTGGCCAGCGACCTCACCGCCGAACGCGTGCTGCGCGGCCGCCACAACCACCGCACACCGCCGCCGCGAACCTGGCCGGGCGACCACCCCGACAGCGTGCACGGCACTCGCAACAGACAAGGCGGCCAACAGCCACCCACCGACCTCGGGCAGCCGACCCGGCCGCCGCACCCAGACAACCGACCGGTCGACACCGGCCCAGCAAGACCAGCCGAGCCACCAGCAACCAGCGAAAGCGCTCTACAAAACAGCACCGGTACGGGTACGCCACCAGACAACGGGCCGGCCAAACCGATGCATGGCCGCCAGGAGGCTACCGCCGACGGTGCAACCGCAGGCGACACCGTCGGCGACAACGGCGCCGAGGGCACTGTCAGCGCACAAATCCTCGGCCGCCCCTCATTGCTGGACGTGAACGGTCAACCGGTCCGCGGCCTACGCAACAAGAGCATCGAGTTACTCGTCTACCTCGCCGTCCACCGCCAAGGCGCCAGCCAAGCCGACATCGTCGAAGCCATCTGGCCCGACATCACCCCCGAACGAGCCCTGCAGCGCCTCTCGACCTGCCTAGCGAACCTGCGCAGCGTCATCCGACACGCCCGCCAACCCGCCTCCAACACCGACTCCACAGCAGAACCAGTCCGATACGCGGCCGGCAACTACCGGCTGAACCCAGACGCCATCACCGTCGACTGGTGGCTGATCATGGACAGCCACACCCAGCCGGCCACGACCGCCGACGACCGCGCCCAGCTAGCCACAACTGCAGCGACCATCGCCGCCGGAAGCACCTACCCATGGATCGACATCGCACGACAGCGAGCCTATGACGCCGCGAAGACCACTGAAGTGGAAACCGACCCATGGCCGGCAGACCGACCAACCGGCTGGCTTCGGTCGTGA
- a CDS encoding class F sortase yields MGELVVKRRRLGGKRIVLGAVALAVVAVSAAVYLMSPGGPHRSEPGQAPNGAAGPKARSNPSLHIESINLQHSLIPQGLRGGEINPDPGQVVWFTGNGRVAPGEEGVSVVAGHVARGDGRDVFADLHKIRIGDLITTTDRNGNSTVYTTSRVYTTAKNELRSDPAVWGTTTRGKRLALVTCDDALGRQRDGHRVANFVVVATAL; encoded by the coding sequence GTGGGTGAACTCGTCGTGAAGCGACGACGGCTGGGTGGAAAGCGGATCGTTCTAGGTGCCGTTGCCTTGGCCGTTGTCGCCGTCTCGGCAGCCGTGTACTTAATGAGCCCCGGAGGGCCGCACCGTTCGGAGCCAGGCCAGGCTCCGAACGGTGCGGCCGGGCCGAAGGCGCGCTCGAACCCCTCGCTGCACATCGAGAGCATCAATTTGCAGCACTCGCTGATCCCTCAGGGTCTTCGCGGTGGCGAGATAAACCCCGACCCCGGCCAAGTGGTGTGGTTCACCGGCAATGGCCGGGTGGCACCCGGCGAAGAGGGTGTCAGCGTGGTAGCTGGTCACGTCGCGCGCGGCGACGGGCGTGATGTGTTCGCCGATCTGCATAAGATTCGTATCGGCGACTTGATCACGACCACAGACCGGAACGGCAATTCTACTGTCTATACTACGTCACGCGTATACACCACGGCGAAAAATGAATTGCGGAGCGATCCCGCGGTGTGGGGAACCACCACACGCGGCAAACGGCTGGCACTGGTGACCTGTGACGATGCGCTCGGCAGGCAACGCGACGGCCACCGTGTCGCAAACTTCGTGGTGGTGGCCACCGCTCTGTAG
- a CDS encoding Imm26 family immunity protein has protein sequence MARDDEIALDRLTKRQKRPETGDVFRIRLANADYYFGLVLDGDMKVGPLAPGSIAVVVFSGGSASGEPGELDELPDRPLLMPPAIVNQRPWTLGYAEKIGTTDRRPGISLKFVDRGRGKVFDMYGKEVVAVPDDLTGVWGVGNEHTLADKIMASVGNARSYGNRVNPESEREGG, from the coding sequence ATGGCAAGGGATGACGAGATTGCGCTCGACAGGCTCACTAAACGCCAGAAGCGGCCGGAGACCGGCGACGTGTTCCGCATCCGTTTGGCTAACGCGGACTATTACTTCGGGCTCGTGTTGGACGGCGACATGAAGGTTGGACCGCTGGCGCCGGGCAGCATCGCTGTCGTCGTCTTCTCGGGCGGTTCCGCGTCCGGCGAGCCAGGTGAACTCGATGAACTGCCTGACCGCCCGCTGCTCATGCCACCCGCGATCGTCAACCAGCGCCCATGGACACTGGGTTACGCCGAGAAGATCGGAACCACCGACCGCCGTCCCGGAATCAGTCTGAAATTCGTCGATCGCGGGCGCGGAAAGGTTTTCGACATGTATGGCAAAGAGGTGGTTGCAGTCCCAGACGATCTCACCGGCGTGTGGGGCGTAGGGAACGAGCACACCTTGGCCGACAAGATAATGGCCTCGGTGGGAAACGCTAGGTCGTACGGCAATCGGGTGAATCCGGAAAGTGAGCGGGAAGGTGGGTGA
- a CDS encoding VWA domain-containing protein — MSAFTGLANQGLLAQAESGCLPLGPSINTDVTSSGSPVHGAFVLVAIVTLALAVFLGQRRGGRLKGLVTIVAVGALLLSLGGIASADVVAKPKGCVQAAGIQSDLDGDGLPDENEKRFGSDPQKADTDGDGLSDTEEVRTVTLPTKADSDGDGLGDAQDDTDQDSLSNLAEVRGATNPSDRDTDEDGLEDGAEPEHHTSPINPDTDGDGVKDGDEVKLGSDPLKAVKNEQHTVKIENKQLGASASVTGPAGAVLTAQIVSADTELRQVPGAVGAPVGVVSSGTLTSGTLTYKVAAASLPAGDLAVLHYDEKTGQLDRPLSQSVDRSTGIVSVTTKSFSPFVLVDIDEFEAVWKSELDLPRAGSKKNIAAMLALDSSGSMLDNDPQDLRKSAAKQFVDALVSGDLAGGVDFDSRVAGFQPLTSDFQVVKSFVDSIDSNGGTDIGVAVDAALDEMDRGSGTNRARIIVLLTDGDGSYTDSLTTRAANSKTIIYTVGLGSGVKDSLLQDIADKTGGKYFKIDDAGQLIDAYEDIAGDIGSPDSDGDGLSDKAEQDGWRTQRGAVFKTDAANADTDGDGLSDGEEAGAVVSSSWGKGYVAISDPTRQDTDADGIDDLAETPLGTSLWSADTDTDGLSDKQEYDFDSDPTNRNIDGDSYGDSDEYGKKLHPMEYDLTGSEATGAAIAGFVYGDWEWGARNIGRLNDAQLQSFQYLAGQFASGVAVIGDVRDFLTNAVQGDFGGAALSAAGLIPVVGDGAKVGKSVAKFARRGAQAAKAAYRYVYELPVSHSLKRKIAATAVGDAAKVLPKALEGGPARTVVYRGERGGKNVYVGITVDPARRQAQHGGKFDLIPISGELTRGEARAIEQSLIVRAGGPGSSGFLNKINSISPKHYYYEDAVEWGEAWLKAHNITYP, encoded by the coding sequence GTGAGCGCGTTTACAGGCTTAGCGAACCAGGGCCTCTTGGCCCAGGCGGAGAGCGGCTGCCTCCCTCTGGGCCCGTCTATCAACACGGATGTCACGTCGTCGGGCAGTCCGGTGCACGGGGCGTTCGTGCTGGTGGCGATTGTTACGTTGGCGCTCGCCGTATTTCTGGGCCAGCGCCGGGGCGGCCGCCTGAAGGGCCTGGTCACCATTGTCGCGGTTGGTGCTCTGCTTCTTTCGCTCGGCGGCATTGCCTCTGCTGACGTCGTCGCGAAGCCGAAGGGATGCGTGCAGGCTGCCGGCATCCAGTCCGACCTCGATGGTGACGGCTTGCCGGACGAGAACGAAAAACGTTTCGGCTCCGATCCGCAAAAGGCAGACACCGACGGTGACGGCCTCAGCGACACCGAGGAGGTCCGCACTGTCACCCTGCCGACCAAGGCGGACAGCGACGGCGACGGGCTCGGTGATGCGCAGGACGACACCGATCAGGACTCACTGAGCAACCTTGCAGAGGTTCGTGGCGCCACCAACCCTTCAGACCGGGACACCGACGAAGACGGGCTCGAAGATGGCGCCGAGCCCGAGCACCACACCTCACCCATCAACCCGGACACGGACGGAGACGGCGTCAAAGACGGGGATGAAGTCAAGCTGGGCTCGGATCCTCTGAAAGCCGTCAAGAACGAGCAGCACACGGTAAAGATCGAGAACAAGCAGCTGGGCGCGAGTGCCTCCGTCACCGGTCCTGCGGGAGCTGTGCTGACCGCGCAGATCGTCTCCGCCGACACCGAGCTTAGGCAGGTCCCCGGCGCCGTTGGCGCACCGGTCGGAGTCGTGAGTTCGGGAACTCTGACCTCTGGAACCCTGACCTACAAGGTGGCCGCCGCATCGCTCCCGGCCGGCGACCTTGCGGTTCTGCACTACGACGAGAAGACCGGACAGCTCGATCGGCCGCTGTCTCAGTCGGTCGACCGCTCGACCGGAATCGTGTCGGTCACGACGAAATCGTTCTCACCCTTCGTTCTCGTCGACATCGATGAGTTCGAGGCGGTCTGGAAATCTGAGCTGGATCTTCCACGCGCGGGATCTAAGAAGAACATCGCGGCGATGTTGGCCCTCGACTCGTCCGGATCGATGCTGGACAACGACCCTCAGGATCTCCGGAAGAGTGCGGCCAAACAGTTCGTCGACGCCCTCGTTTCGGGTGACCTTGCGGGTGGTGTCGACTTCGACTCTCGAGTCGCCGGGTTCCAGCCATTGACCAGCGATTTCCAGGTGGTGAAGAGTTTCGTCGACTCCATCGACAGCAACGGCGGCACCGACATCGGGGTTGCCGTCGATGCGGCGCTGGATGAGATGGACAGGGGATCTGGCACCAACCGCGCCAGAATCATCGTTCTGCTGACGGACGGCGACGGCTCTTACACCGACTCGCTAACGACGCGTGCAGCGAACAGCAAGACCATCATCTACACCGTCGGGCTCGGTTCCGGAGTGAAGGACAGCCTCCTGCAGGATATCGCCGACAAAACCGGCGGCAAATACTTCAAAATCGACGACGCCGGCCAGCTCATCGACGCCTACGAGGACATCGCCGGCGACATCGGCTCTCCTGACTCTGACGGTGACGGTCTCTCCGACAAGGCTGAGCAGGATGGTTGGCGCACCCAACGAGGTGCGGTCTTTAAGACCGACGCGGCAAATGCAGACACGGACGGTGATGGCCTCAGCGACGGTGAAGAGGCCGGGGCTGTGGTCTCGAGCTCTTGGGGCAAGGGCTACGTTGCCATCTCCGACCCGACCCGGCAGGACACCGACGCGGACGGTATCGACGACCTCGCGGAGACTCCGCTGGGAACCTCGTTGTGGTCAGCGGACACCGATACCGACGGCCTGTCCGATAAGCAGGAATACGACTTCGATTCAGACCCTACCAATCGCAACATCGACGGCGACTCGTACGGCGACAGCGATGAGTACGGGAAGAAGCTCCATCCCATGGAGTACGACCTGACAGGTTCCGAAGCGACCGGTGCGGCCATTGCCGGATTCGTCTACGGCGATTGGGAGTGGGGCGCGCGCAACATCGGTCGCCTCAACGACGCACAGTTGCAGTCGTTTCAGTACCTCGCAGGACAGTTCGCCAGCGGCGTCGCGGTCATCGGCGACGTCCGGGACTTCCTGACGAACGCCGTGCAGGGCGACTTCGGAGGGGCGGCACTCAGCGCTGCCGGCCTCATCCCCGTTGTCGGCGACGGCGCTAAGGTCGGCAAGAGCGTGGCGAAGTTCGCGCGCCGTGGCGCACAGGCGGCGAAGGCCGCTTATCGCTACGTCTACGAGCTACCTGTCAGTCATTCGCTCAAGCGCAAGATCGCAGCCACAGCGGTGGGTGACGCGGCCAAAGTCCTTCCGAAAGCACTCGAGGGTGGACCGGCCCGGACTGTCGTCTATCGCGGTGAAAGGGGCGGCAAGAACGTGTATGTAGGGATCACGGTGGATCCGGCTCGCCGGCAAGCACAGCATGGTGGCAAGTTCGACCTCATCCCCATCAGCGGGGAGTTGACCCGAGGTGAGGCTCGCGCGATCGAGCAGTCGCTGATCGTGCGTGCCGGCGGCCCCGGGTCATCCGGATTCCTCAATAAGATCAACAGTATCTCACCCAAGCATTATTACTACGAAGACGCCGTGGAATGGGGAGAGGCGTGGTTGAAGGCGCATAACATTACCTATCCATGA